A DNA window from Anaerobaca lacustris contains the following coding sequences:
- a CDS encoding aspartyl protease family protein produces MGRVREMIRVDGRECWTLFDTGARNTYVIPAVASVLTTSETARPIRTALGGSVKETTRTALLEAQVEGHSISTHAMVIDEIGTDEDGRRIEILFGALAMQQWGIRPIRDEERLDLSHYPEDFVEF; encoded by the coding sequence ATGGGAAGAGTGCGAGAGATGATCCGAGTGGATGGGCGAGAGTGCTGGACATTGTTCGACACGGGGGCCCGTAACACGTACGTGATCCCCGCGGTCGCAAGTGTTCTGACCACGTCTGAGACCGCTCGGCCGATTCGCACCGCGCTGGGCGGCAGCGTGAAGGAGACGACTCGAACGGCGCTTCTTGAGGCCCAGGTGGAGGGGCATTCCATTTCGACCCACGCCATGGTGATCGATGAGATCGGGACCGACGAGGACGGACGGCGGATCGAGATCCTGTTCGGTGCCCTCGCCATGCAGCAGTGGGGCATCCGCCCGATCCGGGACGAAGAACGGCTCGATCTGAGCCACTACCCCGAAGACTTTGTTGAGTTTTGA
- a CDS encoding 3-keto-disaccharide hydrolase: MGKGIRLALGLLIVWFTGTSVLQAGEADPYIGRWALTIPGGGAGWLGVTQEDGYLDASILWGGGSVVPVDSVFLADGSLYVVRLHRVERKDGQGNVVRTQTFPEAIVANVYGDTMQLTQIQPRRDGTGIDQREFTGKRIAPLPAKPDLAKVKFGDPITLFNGRNLDGWELTNPRQTNGWSVADGLLVNDPAQRRGERRISYGNLRTRAEFEDFNLTLEVNVPKNGNSGIYLRGIYEVQVADTYGRGLDPHHMGGIYSRIAPRVSAEKPAGQWQTMDITLVDRHVTVKLNGTTIIDNEPLLGCTGGAMWADEFRPGPIYLQGDHTAVQYRNMVLRPVLK, from the coding sequence ATGGGTAAGGGCATTCGTTTGGCGTTGGGCCTCCTGATCGTATGGTTCACTGGCACTTCGGTTTTGCAGGCGGGCGAGGCCGATCCCTATATCGGGCGCTGGGCCCTGACCATTCCCGGCGGGGGCGCCGGGTGGCTCGGCGTCACACAGGAGGACGGGTATCTCGACGCCAGCATCCTCTGGGGCGGCGGCAGCGTGGTTCCGGTCGACAGCGTCTTCCTGGCCGACGGCAGCCTGTACGTGGTTCGTCTGCACCGGGTCGAGCGCAAGGATGGGCAGGGCAACGTGGTCCGCACGCAGACCTTCCCGGAGGCCATCGTGGCCAACGTCTACGGCGACACGATGCAATTGACACAGATCCAGCCGCGACGTGACGGCACGGGCATCGATCAGCGCGAGTTTACGGGCAAGCGAATTGCGCCGCTGCCGGCCAAACCCGACCTGGCCAAGGTGAAGTTCGGCGATCCGATCACGCTATTCAACGGCAGGAACCTCGACGGATGGGAGTTGACCAACCCGCGCCAGACCAACGGCTGGTCGGTCGCCGATGGACTGCTCGTCAACGACCCGGCTCAGCGCCGAGGCGAACGCCGCATCTCCTACGGCAATCTCCGCACCAGGGCCGAGTTCGAGGACTTCAACCTGACGCTGGAAGTCAACGTCCCGAAGAACGGCAACAGCGGCATCTACCTGCGGGGCATCTACGAGGTCCAGGTCGCCGACACCTACGGCCGAGGGCTCGATCCGCACCACATGGGCGGCATCTACAGCCGGATCGCGCCGCGCGTCAGCGCCGAAAAGCCCGCCGGCCAGTGGCAGACGATGGACATCACGCTTGTGGATCGCCACGTCACCGTCAAGCTCAACGGCACGACGATCATCGACAACGAGCCGCTGCTGGGCTGTACGGGCGGCGCGATGTGGGCCGACGAGTTCCGTCCCGGACCGATCTACCTTCAGGGCGACCACACCGCGGTTCAGTACCGTAACATGGTCCTGAGGCCGGTCCTCAAGTAG
- a CDS encoding sulfatase-like hydrolase/transferase, translated as MNRRAFLKAAGAGLCLAGMRGPRAAADVAPKKPNIVLVMADDQGWGDMAYNGHPTLKTPNFDEMARTALRFDRFYAAAPVCTPTRGSVMTGRHPNRFGCFKWGHSLRPQEVTIAEALRVGGYTTGHFGKWHLGSVVKGSPVNPGASGFDEWLSAPNFFDNDPILSREGTAVQMHGESSMVTVDAAIEFIRKHADSPWPFLAVVWFGSPHLPHEAVEEDRAIYDDLDEKLQHFYGEITGMDRAFGRLRAELRTLGIHQNTILWYCSDNGGLPGVGATGGRGKKGDIYEGGLRVPALLEWPAALRQPRATDVPCNTSDIYPTLLEIAGVTVDNQPPLDGVSLVPLIQGRMASRPMPMGFWDHPTPGVRTPSKEWMASLLQAQKEGRAVDDPSRLRLDAGEITRKHPEEHFPGHAAWLDWPWKLHRMEKDDRVTFELYNLARDPQEDDDLLERDPELASVMKTRLEAWLASVVRSLNGADYR; from the coding sequence ATGAACCGTCGCGCATTCTTGAAGGCCGCCGGAGCGGGCCTCTGCCTGGCCGGTATGAGAGGCCCGAGGGCGGCCGCCGACGTCGCCCCGAAGAAACCCAATATCGTACTGGTCATGGCCGACGACCAGGGCTGGGGCGACATGGCCTACAACGGCCACCCGACGCTCAAGACGCCGAACTTCGACGAGATGGCCCGCACCGCCCTGCGGTTCGACCGCTTCTACGCGGCGGCCCCGGTCTGCACGCCGACGCGCGGCAGCGTGATGACGGGCCGGCACCCGAACCGGTTCGGCTGCTTCAAGTGGGGCCATTCGCTGCGGCCGCAGGAAGTGACGATCGCCGAGGCGCTCCGCGTCGGCGGCTACACCACCGGCCATTTCGGCAAGTGGCACCTCGGCTCGGTGGTCAAGGGCAGCCCCGTGAACCCCGGCGCCAGCGGGTTCGACGAGTGGCTGTCGGCGCCGAACTTCTTCGACAACGATCCGATCCTCAGCCGGGAAGGAACCGCGGTTCAGATGCACGGCGAAAGCTCGATGGTCACGGTCGACGCCGCCATCGAATTCATCCGCAAGCACGCCGACTCGCCCTGGCCGTTTCTGGCGGTGGTGTGGTTCGGCTCGCCGCACCTGCCGCACGAGGCCGTCGAGGAAGACCGCGCGATCTACGACGACCTGGACGAGAAGCTCCAGCACTTCTACGGTGAGATCACCGGCATGGACCGCGCCTTCGGCAGGCTGCGAGCCGAGCTGCGCACCCTCGGCATCCACCAGAACACGATTCTGTGGTATTGCAGCGACAACGGCGGTCTGCCCGGCGTCGGCGCCACCGGCGGCCGGGGCAAGAAAGGCGACATCTACGAAGGCGGCTTGCGTGTCCCGGCTCTGCTCGAATGGCCCGCCGCCCTACGGCAGCCACGTGCGACCGATGTCCCGTGCAACACGTCGGACATCTACCCGACCCTGCTGGAGATTGCGGGCGTCACGGTGGACAACCAGCCGCCGCTGGACGGGGTCAGCCTGGTCCCGCTGATCCAGGGCAGGATGGCCTCGCGGCCCATGCCGATGGGGTTCTGGGACCATCCCACGCCCGGCGTGCGGACCCCGAGCAAGGAATGGATGGCGAGCCTGCTCCAAGCACAGAAGGAAGGCAGGGCCGTCGACGATCCATCCCGGCTGCGACTGGACGCCGGCGAGATCACCAGGAAGCACCCCGAGGAGCATTTCCCCGGCCACGCCGCCTGGCTCGACTGGCCCTGGAAGCTGCATCGAATGGAAAAGGACGACCGCGTGACATTCGAGTTGTACAACCTTGCCCGCGATCCGCAGGAAGACGACGACCTTCTCGAACGGGACCCCGAACTGGCATCGGTCATGAAGACGCGGCTTGAAGCGTGGCTCGCGTCCGTCGTGCGGAGCCTCAACGGCGCCGACTACAGATAA
- a CDS encoding Gfo/Idh/MocA family protein, with protein sequence MTARKTDADNVRKSMTRRDVLGAAATVAAFTVVPRHVLGGPGNTPPSEKVSVAIIGTGGQGIVNMKQLFSEPAARVTALCDINTESDYSMFYYGGTAGLKPAVDLVRQQYGEPCPTYHDYNEMLDKEDIDAVLLATPDHSHAIISLAVIAKGKHLYCEKPLCRTVYETRVVTEAARKAGVATQLGNFGHSSEDIRLTCEWIWDGAIGEVREVHSWTSTGANRWTPLKERPKETPPVPAGFDWDRWLEPVPARPYHPDYAPVRWRAWWQFGSGTIGDFACHHLDPAFWALKLDECKGFSIEASSSGTTEETCPAASLIYFDVPARAGMGPVRITWYEGGVMPPRPAELEAGRSLGEHGILFVGSKGSILGEGWGRSPRIIPESKMRAYKRPPRTLPRVAGHHSNWLDACRGKARTTTHFDYAGPLTEFVLMGNVALRAGKKLDFDWKAMNVTNAPEVNAFIQPDYREGRTL encoded by the coding sequence ATGACCGCTCGAAAGACCGATGCCGACAACGTACGGAAATCCATGACGCGTCGAGACGTCCTGGGCGCAGCCGCGACGGTCGCCGCCTTCACCGTGGTCCCCCGCCACGTCCTGGGCGGGCCGGGCAACACGCCGCCCAGCGAGAAGGTCAGCGTCGCCATCATCGGCACCGGCGGCCAGGGCATCGTCAACATGAAGCAGTTGTTCAGCGAACCAGCCGCCCGTGTCACGGCCCTGTGCGACATCAACACCGAGAGCGACTACAGCATGTTCTACTACGGCGGCACCGCCGGACTCAAGCCGGCCGTCGATCTCGTCCGCCAGCAGTATGGCGAGCCCTGCCCGACCTACCACGACTACAACGAGATGCTCGACAAGGAAGACATCGATGCCGTCCTGCTCGCGACGCCCGACCATTCGCACGCCATCATCTCGCTGGCGGTGATCGCCAAGGGCAAGCACCTCTACTGCGAGAAGCCGCTCTGCCGTACCGTGTATGAGACCCGCGTCGTCACCGAGGCCGCCCGCAAGGCCGGCGTCGCCACCCAGCTCGGCAACTTCGGCCATTCCAGCGAAGACATTCGTCTGACCTGCGAATGGATCTGGGACGGCGCGATCGGCGAGGTCCGCGAAGTCCACTCGTGGACCAGCACCGGGGCCAACCGCTGGACCCCGCTGAAGGAACGTCCGAAAGAAACGCCGCCGGTGCCGGCCGGCTTCGACTGGGACCGATGGCTCGAACCGGTTCCCGCGCGGCCGTACCATCCCGACTATGCGCCGGTTCGCTGGCGGGCCTGGTGGCAGTTTGGCTCCGGCACGATCGGCGATTTCGCCTGTCACCACCTGGACCCGGCCTTCTGGGCGTTGAAGCTGGACGAATGCAAAGGGTTCAGCATCGAGGCCAGTTCTTCCGGCACGACGGAAGAGACGTGCCCGGCCGCTTCGCTGATCTATTTCGACGTCCCCGCCCGCGCGGGCATGGGGCCGGTGCGCATCACGTGGTACGAGGGCGGCGTGATGCCTCCTCGTCCGGCCGAACTCGAAGCGGGCCGCAGCCTGGGCGAGCACGGCATTCTCTTCGTCGGCAGCAAGGGCTCCATTCTCGGCGAGGGTTGGGGCCGGTCGCCCCGCATCATCCCCGAATCGAAGATGCGCGCGTACAAGCGGCCGCCCAGAACGCTGCCGCGCGTCGCGGGCCATCACAGCAACTGGCTCGACGCCTGCCGGGGCAAGGCCAGGACGACCACGCACTTCGACTACGCCGGTCCGCTGACGGAATTCGTGCTGATGGGCAACGTCGCCCTGCGAGCGGGCAAGAAGCTCGACTTCGACTGGAAGGCCATGAACGTCACGAATGCCCCCGAGGTCAACGCGTTCATCCAGCCCGACTATCGCGAAGGACGCACTTTGTAG
- a CDS encoding zinc metalloprotease HtpX, which yields MYKMMNNFKTTLLLSGLMGLCLAVGYLLGGQAALLPALVIGAGMNLLAYFFSDKIALATMRAVQIGPNDDPALWQIVQTLAGRAGLPMPRVYISPAPAPNAFATGRNPKHSAVCVTQGLRQMLSRDELEGVIAHELSHIKHRDILISTIAAVIAGAVTWLTYLVFWGGSGRRSNPLVALILMLLAPLAAGLLQMAISRSREFEADRLGAELAGSGRGLAQALQKLDAMSRRIPLPVPDAQSNMFIVAPLTGSDMAKLFMTHPPTNERIERLLRMRR from the coding sequence ATGTATAAGATGATGAACAACTTCAAGACGACATTGCTGCTGTCCGGGCTGATGGGGTTGTGTCTGGCGGTGGGCTATCTGCTCGGCGGACAAGCGGCGCTGCTGCCGGCCCTGGTGATCGGGGCGGGCATGAACCTCCTGGCCTATTTCTTCAGCGACAAGATCGCACTGGCGACGATGCGGGCGGTCCAGATCGGGCCGAACGACGATCCGGCGCTCTGGCAGATCGTTCAGACGCTGGCCGGCCGCGCGGGTCTGCCCATGCCCAGGGTCTATATCTCCCCGGCGCCGGCGCCCAACGCCTTCGCCACCGGCCGTAATCCCAAGCACAGCGCCGTCTGCGTCACCCAGGGCCTGCGGCAAATGCTCTCGCGCGACGAGCTGGAAGGCGTTATCGCGCACGAGCTTTCGCACATCAAGCACCGAGACATTCTCATCAGCACGATTGCCGCCGTGATCGCCGGCGCGGTGACGTGGCTGACCTATCTGGTCTTCTGGGGCGGCAGTGGACGGCGGTCGAACCCGCTGGTCGCCCTGATCCTGATGCTCCTGGCCCCTCTGGCGGCCGGTCTGCTCCAGATGGCGATCAGCCGCAGCCGCGAGTTCGAAGCCGACCGCCTCGGCGCCGAACTGGCCGGCAGCGGACGGGGCCTCGCCCAGGCGCTTCAGAAACTCGACGCCATGAGTCGGCGCATCCCGCTGCCCGTGCCCGACGCCCAGAGCAACATGTTCATCGTCGCGCCCCTGACCGGCAGCGATATGGCCAAGCTGTTCATGACGCACCCGCCCACGAACGAGCGCATCGAACGCCTGCTCCGCATGCGCCGCTGA
- a CDS encoding LamG-like jellyroll fold domain-containing protein produces the protein MSNRAFLILFPMLVVVVIWSPAVHADAKAGLAGYWPLDGDAVDASGNGNHGTIVGDVKAVPDRYGLSNAALRFPGEADAHVDLGDPSDFQITGAMTVAAWVFLNGSHQNDGCIITKRGGGDSESWDLSIEADAAGDAHTATFRVAASFSQYVRVEDTKPLPTDRWVHVVGIYRPGESVEIYIDGLMRAETIDGVPNSQFSDNGLPVLVGSGYDGRIDEVRIYDRAVTQVEIWQIMRANVGCSSSPQPPNGATGVPRDITLSWREGPFAVAHDVYFGTVAADVNDASRTSPRGVLVGQGRSRAVYVPDSELELGQTYYWRVDEVNAFEAVIYKGNVWSFTVEPYAPFIEKVVATTNGVSNDGQTPANAVNGSGLNEKDEHSVAPADMWLAAPNGNEPLWIQYRFDVACKLHEMLIWNYNEPSEVGLGLKDVSVEYSSDGAAWSPLKDVQLAQATGTPDYTANTVIALGGITARYVRLIVHSNWGTADQYGLSEVRFGHIPTRARHPRPADGESEVDVNLILGWSAGREAAMHEVHFSNSAPMVATGAALVGSVSTSEYALRLLDFGTTYYWRIDERNDAGTPSLWQGEIWSFTTREYAVIDDFESYTDESGRRIYQIWRDGYDNGTGALVGYMEAPFAEQTIVHGGGQSMPFTYDNTESPFYSEAVRPMATAQNWMEHGADALRLFVRGHPDNDPGSLYVAIEDTIGRVAVATHSNPAVLTSATWQEWVIPYSAFSGTGLAGVQKIYLGVGDRDNPVPGGAGLIYIDDIGFGHPIGGTTPDRR, from the coding sequence ATGTCGAACAGAGCGTTTCTCATTCTGTTCCCGATGCTCGTGGTGGTTGTGATATGGTCGCCGGCGGTCCACGCCGATGCGAAAGCGGGACTGGCGGGGTATTGGCCGCTGGACGGCGACGCGGTCGATGCAAGCGGCAACGGCAACCACGGCACGATTGTCGGCGACGTCAAAGCGGTGCCCGATCGCTACGGCTTGTCCAACGCGGCCCTGCGCTTTCCCGGAGAGGCGGACGCCCACGTGGACCTTGGCGACCCGAGCGATTTTCAGATCACCGGCGCGATGACCGTCGCCGCTTGGGTCTTCCTGAACGGGTCCCATCAGAACGACGGGTGCATCATCACCAAGCGAGGCGGCGGCGACAGCGAATCGTGGGACCTGAGCATCGAGGCCGATGCTGCCGGCGACGCGCACACCGCCACGTTCCGGGTGGCGGCGAGTTTTTCGCAGTATGTCCGCGTCGAGGACACCAAGCCGTTGCCGACCGATCGTTGGGTCCACGTCGTCGGCATCTATCGGCCGGGTGAGTCCGTCGAGATCTACATCGACGGTCTGATGCGGGCCGAGACCATCGACGGCGTCCCGAACAGCCAGTTCAGCGATAACGGACTGCCCGTTCTGGTCGGCTCGGGCTACGACGGGCGCATCGACGAGGTGCGAATCTACGACCGCGCCGTCACCCAGGTGGAGATCTGGCAGATCATGCGGGCCAACGTCGGTTGCAGCTCATCGCCCCAGCCGCCGAACGGGGCGACCGGGGTGCCGCGTGACATCACCCTGAGCTGGCGGGAAGGGCCGTTCGCCGTGGCGCACGACGTGTACTTCGGCACCGTCGCCGCCGATGTCAACGACGCCAGCCGAACCAGCCCGAGGGGGGTGCTCGTCGGGCAGGGGCGAAGTCGGGCGGTTTACGTCCCCGACAGCGAACTGGAACTCGGGCAGACCTACTACTGGCGGGTCGACGAGGTCAACGCCTTCGAGGCCGTCATCTACAAAGGCAACGTCTGGAGCTTCACGGTCGAGCCGTATGCGCCCTTCATCGAGAAGGTCGTCGCGACCACCAACGGCGTGTCGAACGACGGCCAGACGCCGGCAAATGCCGTCAACGGCTCGGGCCTCAACGAGAAGGACGAGCATTCGGTTGCCCCGGCCGATATGTGGCTGGCCGCTCCGAACGGGAACGAGCCTCTCTGGATTCAATACCGGTTCGACGTGGCCTGCAAACTGCACGAGATGCTCATCTGGAACTACAACGAGCCGTCCGAAGTGGGGCTTGGACTCAAGGACGTCAGCGTCGAGTACTCCAGCGACGGTGCCGCGTGGAGCCCCTTGAAGGACGTCCAACTGGCCCAGGCGACGGGCACGCCGGACTACACCGCCAACACCGTCATTGCCTTGGGCGGCATCACGGCCCGATACGTCCGGCTGATCGTCCACAGCAACTGGGGCACGGCCGATCAGTACGGCCTCAGCGAAGTCCGCTTCGGCCACATTCCCACGCGGGCACGTCACCCCAGGCCGGCCGACGGCGAATCCGAGGTCGATGTGAACCTGATTCTGGGCTGGAGCGCGGGCCGCGAGGCGGCCATGCACGAAGTCCACTTCAGCAACAGCGCGCCGATGGTGGCCACCGGCGCGGCGCTGGTCGGTTCGGTCAGCACGAGCGAGTATGCCCTCCGCTTGCTGGACTTCGGCACCACCTATTACTGGCGGATCGACGAACGCAACGACGCCGGGACCCCCAGCCTGTGGCAGGGCGAGATCTGGAGCTTCACCACGCGCGAGTATGCGGTGATCGACGACTTCGAGAGCTACACGGACGAGTCCGGACGGCGCATCTATCAAATCTGGAGAGATGGGTACGACAACGGCACCGGCGCGCTCGTCGGATACATGGAGGCCCCCTTTGCCGAGCAGACCATCGTCCACGGCGGCGGCCAGTCGATGCCCTTCACCTACGACAACACCGAGTCGCCATTCTATTCGGAGGCGGTCCGGCCGATGGCGACCGCGCAGAACTGGATGGAGCACGGGGCCGATGCGCTGCGTCTGTTCGTACGCGGGCATCCGGACAACGATCCCGGCTCGCTCTACGTCGCGATCGAGGACACGATCGGGCGGGTCGCGGTCGCGACGCATTCGAATCCGGCCGTCCTCACCTCCGCCACCTGGCAAGAGTGGGTCATCCCGTATTCGGCGTTCAGCGGCACCGGACTCGCGGGG
- a CDS encoding carbon-nitrogen hydrolase family protein: MGTVRVAMCQTVCLDGDRKGNLARAERAVAEAAAGKAEIVCLPEMAIYGWVNPDAHERAHPIPGADSDRLCELAARYGVFLCAGLAEKDGKHLHDSAVLIGSQGQMLAKHRKINILAGLMTPPYTPGRDITIAETKFGRVGLLICADTHSADILASMMELRPAFVIVPYGYAAVEDAWPEHGKALEEVVVTAAKTIGAPVVGTNLIGQITHGPWTGRTYAGHSVAADKTGRIVATAKDFDPDTLVVDLPLD, encoded by the coding sequence ATGGGGACAGTGCGCGTCGCCATGTGTCAGACCGTCTGCCTGGATGGCGATCGGAAAGGCAATCTCGCGCGCGCCGAGCGGGCAGTCGCCGAGGCCGCAGCGGGCAAGGCCGAGATCGTCTGCCTGCCCGAGATGGCGATCTACGGCTGGGTCAACCCCGACGCCCACGAGAGGGCGCATCCGATCCCCGGGGCCGATTCGGACCGACTCTGCGAGCTGGCGGCCAGGTACGGCGTCTTCCTCTGCGCGGGACTGGCGGAGAAGGACGGCAAGCATCTGCACGACAGCGCCGTTCTCATCGGCTCGCAGGGGCAGATGCTGGCCAAACACCGCAAGATCAACATCCTGGCAGGATTGATGACGCCCCCCTATACGCCGGGCCGCGACATCACCATAGCGGAGACGAAGTTCGGCAGAGTCGGTCTGCTGATCTGCGCCGATACGCACAGCGCCGATATCCTGGCGAGCATGATGGAACTGCGTCCTGCGTTCGTCATCGTCCCCTACGGCTACGCCGCCGTCGAGGATGCGTGGCCCGAACACGGCAAGGCCCTCGAAGAGGTCGTCGTGACCGCCGCAAAGACCATCGGCGCACCGGTGGTCGGGACGAATCTGATCGGACAGATCACACACGGACCCTGGACCGGCAGAACCTACGCCGGCCACAGCGTCGCCGCCGACAAGACCGGCAGGATCGTCGCAACCGCCAAAGACTTCGACCCCGACACCCTCGTCGTCGACCTGCCCCTCGACTGA
- the nfi gene encoding deoxyribonuclease V (cleaves DNA at apurinic or apyrimidinic sites): MRVRTLHEWHLSYAEARAVQSRLAGEVRFERLRKEPEIIAGLDCAFGDGGKRVFAAVVVLRRVAASTPKALGMASFELVETASAAMDVTFPYIPGLLSFREAPVCLAAVAKLESEPDVFLVDGQGIAHPRRLGLASHLGLFLDKPTIGCAKSRLIGTFDEPGAEKGAHSPLYDGDEVVGAVVRTRADVKPLFVSVGHRCRLEDAIRVTLACTTRYRLPEPSRLAHQAVSQLKR, encoded by the coding sequence ATGCGAGTACGGACGTTGCATGAGTGGCACCTGTCGTATGCGGAGGCGCGAGCGGTTCAGTCGCGTCTGGCGGGGGAGGTGCGGTTCGAGCGGCTGAGGAAGGAGCCGGAGATCATCGCAGGTCTCGACTGTGCGTTCGGCGACGGCGGCAAGCGCGTCTTCGCGGCTGTGGTGGTCCTTCGGCGGGTGGCAGCCTCAACGCCGAAGGCGTTGGGGATGGCGTCGTTCGAATTGGTGGAGACGGCCAGCGCGGCGATGGACGTGACGTTTCCCTATATTCCTGGCCTGTTGTCGTTTCGCGAGGCCCCGGTGTGCCTGGCGGCCGTCGCGAAGCTCGAGAGCGAGCCCGACGTGTTTCTGGTCGATGGGCAGGGCATCGCCCATCCCCGTCGGTTGGGACTGGCGTCGCACCTGGGGCTGTTCCTCGACAAGCCCACCATCGGTTGCGCCAAGAGCCGTTTGATCGGCACGTTCGACGAGCCTGGAGCGGAGAAAGGGGCGCACAGCCCGCTGTATGACGGCGACGAGGTGGTCGGGGCCGTCGTCCGCACGCGCGCAGACGTCAAGCCGCTGTTCGTCTCGGTAGGGCATCGCTGTCGATTGGAGGACGCCATCCGCGTGACACTGGCGTGCACGACCAGATACCGTCTGCCCGAGCCGAGCCGCTTGGCCCACCAGGCTGTCAGCCAATTGAAACGGTGA